The genomic interval TTTTGTGGTGCGTTTTGATGCCATTTCATCGAGTTATTCCTGCCTTGTCCATGGCCACCACGCTCATGGCTACCACGCCAACAGTTTTTTGTTTGTTGATGTGACGCCTGCCAATTAGCGTCGGTTGCGTAGCCATATTGATGGTTATGCAGGCGGTGGTATCCACCGGTAAAAAATCCGATACCAACCACTAAAGCAATGGTTACTGCTGAACCAATTAAAAAAGCACTAGTCGTTTTTTTCATGAGTCTCTCCTGTTACGTTAAGGTCGTCACATAGCTGAATAGGGATGGCTATATCGACAGGTTTATCGTAACCAACCTTCATGTAAGCTTCTGTAGATAAAAGTAAAGAAAGGTAACAAATGACTAAATCGCTTGGCAATAGGCCCACTGAGCCAGATAATGTGTCTAAACAGGAGGCAGTATGCTCAATATTTTGCTTGCCGATGATGACGATGAACTCAGCGAATTACTGAGCGAATATTTACGCAATCATGGATTATCAACCGAAACAGTACACGATGGTAAAGCGGCATTGGCGCGGGTCGCACAAGGTGGGATTGATTTGTTGGTGCTCGATATTATGATGCCGGAATTAGACGGAATCAGCGTCTTGCGGCAGTTGCCTAATGTGGCGGATGTCCCGGTGATTATGCTGACCGCTAAAGGTGATGACATTGACCGTATTTTAGGATTGGAGCTTGGTGCGGATGACTATCTTCCCAAACCTTGTCATCCTCGTGAACTGTTGGCGCGTATTCATGCCGTATGCAAGCGCGCGCACAATGAACAGTCATCAACGACCAATCATCCGCGTCTAAGCTTGAATCGGAGTATGCGCCGCTGTTTGCTTGATGGTGATGAAATTACCCTGACCGGCAGCGAATTCGATATGCTTGATTGCCTGCTGCGGCGCCATGGTGAAGTGGTGAGTAAAGAAACGTTGTCGCAAGAAGTCTTACAACGTGAATTGTTGCCGTTTGACCGTAGTGTGGATGTACATATCTCGCGGTTGCGTAAAAAGCTGCATCCGCTTGCCGATGACCCGATTAAATCGGTGCGCGGTAAAGGCTACCAATTGGTGATTTGATGCGCCTCAATCTGTTCTGGAAAATCTTTTTCTCAATGCTGGTTACCGTCGTGCTGGTTGTCGTGTTTTCGGTGCGCAGCGAATTTTGGCTACGTGAGCGCGCCACCAAGCAGACTATGATGCAGCATCTTGAGCAATTATTGGAACAGCGTGATTTAATTCGAGACGCCTTGCGTCGTGATGAACTTTCGGTCGTGCGCACAATTTTTGCACAACAACCCACGCTTGCACGAGAAATTCGTATCACTACGCCACAAGGAGAACCACTCTTTTGGGTGCCGCGTGAAGCCTCACGGAAACACACCCCTAATCCGCCGAGCGAACATTCTCACAAACCGCATAACTCACTGGATATTGCGCTGTCTGCCTATGCAGACGAGCGTGAGGAATTGATTCAAAGTATGGCCGGTGAACGCTATGTGCTCACCCTGACCCCGCGTTTAAGTATGGAAGAGTGGACGGCAGCGGGACAGCAAAAAAATCGATTAGGCTGCCTATTCTATTGGGTATTAGTGCATTGATTTGCTGGTGGTTATCGCGCTATCTCAGCAGGCATATTCAACGTTTGCGCCAGGCGGTGCGACAAATTGCCGAAGGTGATTATCAAGCTGCCGAGCCGTTGGTCAACGTGCGTAGCGACGAACTTGGCGAGCTGGGCAATGATATTGCGCAAATGGCGACGCAGCTTTGCGAACACCAACGCGCACGCAAACAAATGCTTAGCGATATTGCCCACGAATTACGCTCACCGTTGGCGCGAATGGATGTGGCGATTGCGCTGGCACAAGAAAAAGCGCCTCAGGCAACGCAGCATTTGACACAAATCAGCAAGGAAAGCGTGCGGATGAACGCGTTGGTTGGACACATTATCCATATTCAACAGGCCGGATTGCATCAGCAAGATGATGCGCAACGCGTTAATCTGACAACGCTACTAAGGCAGTTGTGTGACGATTTACGCTATGAGGGGCGCGAGCGTGGCTGCACCGT from Suttonella sp. R2A3 carries:
- a CDS encoding response regulator transcription factor, whose protein sequence is MLNILLADDDDELSELLSEYLRNHGLSTETVHDGKAALARVAQGGIDLLVLDIMMPELDGISVLRQLPNVADVPVIMLTAKGDDIDRILGLELGADDYLPKPCHPRELLARIHAVCKRAHNEQSSTTNHPRLSLNRSMRRCLLDGDEITLTGSEFDMLDCLLRRHGEVVSKETLSQEVLQRELLPFDRSVDVHISRLRKKLHPLADDPIKSVRGKGYQLVI
- a CDS encoding cell wall metabolism sensor histidine kinase WalK is translated as MGISALICWWLSRYLSRHIQRLRQAVRQIAEGDYQAAEPLVNVRSDELGELGNDIAQMATQLCEHQRARKQMLSDIAHELRSPLARMDVAIALAQEKAPQATQHLTQISKESVRMNALVGHIIHIQQAGLHQQDDAQRVNLTTLLRQLCDDLRYEGRERGCTVVLNIAETLTTYANPERLASALENILRNALAHSPDGGVIEVAVQADVANINISISDQGSGVAEADLARIFMPFVRLDGSRTRKTGGYGLGLAIAKAVIVDELAGKLSACNRETPEQGLHIMITLVRG